The Seriola aureovittata isolate HTS-2021-v1 ecotype China chromosome 3, ASM2101889v1, whole genome shotgun sequence genome includes a region encoding these proteins:
- the mxd4 gene encoding max dimerization protein 4, with translation MELNSLLILLEAAEYLERRDREAEHGYASVLPYSSDFSRKKTKASPISRKTQNNRSSHNELEKHRRAKLRLYLEQLKKLVPLGPDSTRHTTLSLLKRAKMHIKKLEEQDRKALNVKEQLQREHRYLKRRLEQLSLSGSVERIRTDSMGSTISTDSEQEVDIEGMEFTPGEADSIDSISDGEEEDHYSLQSSSSDTSYTATHSHRLQPHHC, from the exons ATGGAACTTAATTCTCTTTTAATTCTGCTGGAGGCTGCAGAGTACTTggaaagaagagacagag AGGCAGAACACGGTTATGCATCTGTTTTACCGTACAGTAGCGACTTCTCCAGAAAGAAAACGAAAGCATCGCCCATTTCCAGAAAGACTCAGAACAATAG ATCGTCGCACAACGAGCTGGAGAAACACAG acgTGCCAAACTACGGCTGTACTTGGAGCAGTTGAAGAAGCTGGTGCCTTTGGGTCCAGACAGCACGAGACACACCACACTGAGCTTGCTGAAAAGGGCCAAGATGCACATCAAG aagctggaggagcaggACAGGAAGGCTTTGAATGtgaaggagcagctgcagagagagcacCGCTACCTCAAACGCCGCCTGGAGCAGCTCTCTTTGTCGGGATCTGTTGAGCGCATCCGCACTGACAGCATGGGCTCCACCATCTCCACCGACTCCGAGCAAG AGGTGGACATCGAGGGCATGGAGTTCACCCCCGGCGAGGCGGACAGCATCGACAGCATCAGCGACGGCGAGGAGGAGGACCACTACAGCCTCCAGAGCAGCTCCAGCGACACCAGCTACACAGCCACACATTCCCACAGACTGCAGCCGCACCACTGTTAA
- the LOC130165295 gene encoding PRELI domain-containing protein 1, mitochondrial-like, which translates to MVKYFCNNADIRSTWDHVVSAFWQRYPNPFSTHVLTEDVVYREVTADHQLLSRRLLTKTNRLPRWAERFFPTGMSRSVYIIEDSIVDPVSRSLTTYTWNLNHTTLMSVEERCIFQDSLEQPATTLIKREAWISSGIYGFSRPIQEFGLARFKSNQVKAMKGLEYALSNLQGETPQRLLRDTVKDASGKAKEAAKNLASAAAAPQKPQQFI; encoded by the exons ATGGTCAAGTATTTCTGTAATAACGCAGACATCAGGAGCACGTGGGACCATGTTGTCTCTGCTTTCTGGCAGAGGTACCCTAACCCATTCAG CACCCATGTTCTCACAGAGGACGTTGTGTACCGGGAGGTGACTGCAGACCACCAGCTCCTCTCCAGACGCCTCCTTACGAAGACCAATCGGCTGCCTCGCTGGGCGGAGCGGTTCTTCCCCACCGGCATGTCTCGCTCTGTGTACATCATCGAGGACTCTATCGTGGACCCTGTCAGCAGAAGCCTGACCACCTACACCTGGAACCTCAACCACACAACTCTTATG TCAGTTGAAGAACGATGCATTTTCCAAGACTCATTGGAGCAGCCAGCCACTACCCTGATTAAACGGGAGGCGTGGATATCCTCAGGCATCTATGGCTTCTCCAGACCTATTCAG gAGTTTGGATTGGCCCGGTTCAAGAGCAACCAGGTGAAGGCCATGAAAGGACTGGAATATGCACTGTCCAACTTACAGG GAGAGACGCCCCAGCGGCTGCTCAGGGACACAGTGAAGGACGCGTCGGGGAAGGCCAAAGAAGCGGCCAAGAACCtggcttcagctgctgctgccccacAGAAACCCCAGCAGTTCATCTGA